Proteins encoded within one genomic window of Tachysurus vachellii isolate PV-2020 chromosome 16, HZAU_Pvac_v1, whole genome shotgun sequence:
- the cd9b gene encoding CD9 molecule b yields MGTGGGISCIKYLMFGFNFLFWLAGTGVLAIGLWLRFDKATVSLFEVENSPSTFLIGVYILIVAGALMMVVGFLGCCGAIRESQCMLGLFFIFLLIIFAAEVAAGIWGLSNKTKIVDEMKQFYSQTYNNYLLTKQQTLKEALKAIQYALQCCGPTGTIFDGASDTCPKQQGLSTLITTSCPAAIDDLFNSKMHIIGGVGIGIGVIMIFGMIFSMLLCCGVRRTRDIV; encoded by the exons ATGGGAACAGGTGGTGGTATCAGTTGCATCAAATACTTGATGTTTGGCTTCAACTTCCTGTTTTGG CTTGCAGGTACAGGAGTCCTGGCTATTGGACTCTGGCTGCGTTTTGACAAGGCAACAGTGAGCCTGTTTGAAGTGGAAAACTCCCCTTCCACATTCCTCATTG GTGTTTACATCCTCATTGTGGCTGGAGCCCTCATGATGGTGGTCGGGTTTCTTGGGTGCTGTGGAGCCATCAGAGAATCACAGTGCATGCTGGGATTG TTCTTTATTTTCCTGCTCATCATCTTTGCAGCAGAAGTGGCTGCAGGCATTTGGGGGCTGTCCAACAAAACCAAG ATTGTAGATGAGATGAAGCAATTCTACTCTCAGACCTATAATAACTACCTACTGACAAAGCAGCAAACACTGAAAGAAGCTTTGAAAGCCATTCAGTATGCT CTTCAATGCTGTGGTCCAACTGGAACGATATTTGATGGTGCCTCAGATACCTGTCCAAAGCAGCAGGGTTTGTCGACCTTAATCACAACG AGCTGCCCAGCTGCAATAGATGACCTGTTTAATTCCAAGATGCACATTATTGGAGGTGTGGGCATTGGCATTGGTGTGATCATG ATCTTTGGCATGATCTTCAGCATGTTGCTGTGCTGTGGTGTCAGAAGAACGCGAGATATTGTGTAG
- the LOC132859253 gene encoding small lysine-rich protein 1 — MPTGTKKSKSHSAKPGKKSVKKRPSKKRSASTTCSKPAVDILSPAAIENAYYISHNAVDCLEFRGFTWPKATKKKGKGLKKKKGKK; from the exons ATG CCTACAGGAACCAAAAAATCAAAGTCCCATAGTGCCAAACCTGGGAAAAAGAGTGTCAAAAAGCGTCCATCTAAGAAAAGGTCAGCGAGTACTACATGCTCAAAGCCTGCGGTGGATATTCTGAGCCCAGCTGCCATAGAGAATGCCTACTACATCTCCCATAACGCTGTGGACTGTCTGGAGTTCAGAGGCTTTACCTGGCCTAAAGCCactaagaaaaaaggaaagggactaaaaaaaaagaagggaaaaaaataa